The Castanea sativa cultivar Marrone di Chiusa Pesio chromosome 11, ASM4071231v1 genome contains a region encoding:
- the LOC142616849 gene encoding putative receptor-like protein kinase At3g47110, translating into MGFSQWSSSPPSSSFFMHAFILLWWCGLLVTAVVGGNNETDRLALLEFKSKITDDPLQVLSTWNESIHFCQWRGVTCGRRHQRVIVLDLQYSKLVGSISPHVGNLSFLKNLSLTDNSFHNEIPSEIDRLRRLQILQMYNNTLSGKIPRNLSHCTNLKFINFGRNLLDGEIHATLGTLSKLRRINFENNNLTGSIPPSFGNLSSLEVFSVASNNLGGSIPHSFGQLAKIIKFFVGVNRLSGRIPPSIFNLSSLKEFDVGLNQIQGHLPSDIGITLRNIEFLAIFSNQFTGPIPISISNASNLNTLEFSENKLSGGVPSLEKLNRVSIFVMSSNELGNGEANDLSFLCSLTNATYLKVVQIKENNFGGVLPKCIVNFSTTLTILNLDNNEISGNIPLGIGNLINLDELEMWNTKLSGNIPPEIGKLRKLQYLDISENNFFGNIPSSLGNLTLLINFYLEANNLQGSIPLSLGKCQNMIVLSLSNNNLSGTISYQVFSLLFLLISLDLSANKFTGVLPIEVGNFINLQEFDITENMLFGEIPASIGSCVKLEILAMRSNFFQGVIPSSLESLRGLQVLDLSKNNFSGNIPKFLESFIFLQLLNLSYNNFDGEVPTNGVFKNTSATVIRGNGKLCGGMPKFHLPVCKYNKSKKRKLTHSLKLIISILSGIFGVTLVVSFLLLFSFKRKRTKSTLNHSQNLFLNVSYQSLLKATDAFSSTNLIGAGSFGSVYRGIFYQDGRKVAVKVFNLLHHGASKSFIAECEALRNIKHRNLVKVLTTCSGVDYQGHDFKALVYEFMTNGNLDEWLHPISRINEVLEEQTNLNFLQRLNIAIDVANALEYLHHRCHSPIVHCDLKPSNVLLDNEMVGHVGDFGLARFLREATQECFTNQSSSIGLKGTVGYAPPEYGMGNEVSTFGDVYSYVILLLEMFTGKRPTDNIFKDDLNLHDFVRGALPERVINIVDPIILLEREDMETRTNDTHIQNRIGCPKILECLILIFGIGVSCSMESPRERMNISDVVAQLHLIRDKLLRTRRRPERLQLIGKLFIYPTQCHVLVMVQRASDPIGRHHDLMRF; encoded by the exons ATGGGGTTTTCCCAGTGGAGTTCATCTCCACCgtcctcttcttttttcatgCATGCTTTTATCCTTCTCTGGTGGTGTGGCTTGTTAGTCACCGCTGTTGTTGGCGGGAATAATGAGACCGACCGGTTGGCGTTGCTTGAGTTCAAATCCAAGATCACCGATGATCCTCTCCAGGTTTTGAGCACTTGGAATGAGAGCATCCACTTTTGTCAATGGCGAGGGGTTACTTGTGGTCGTCGACATCAGAGGGTCATTGTATTGGACCTGCAATATTCGAAACTGGTAGGCTCCATATCACCACATGTTggtaatttaagttttttgaaGAATCTATCACTCACAGACAACAGCTTTCATAATGAAATTCCTTCAGAAATTGACCGTTTACGCAGATTGCAAATCCTACAAATGTACAATAACACACTTAGCGGcaaaattccaagaaatttatcccATTGCACCAACCTCAAATTCATTAATTTCGGTCGCAACCTTTTGGATGGGGAAATCCATGCAACTCTTGGCACTTTGTCAAAACTCCGAcgcattaattttgaaaataataatttgacagGAAGTATCCCACCTTCTTTCGGCAACTTATCCTCTCTAGAAGTGTTTTCTGTAGCTTCTAATAACTTGGGTGGGAGTATCCCTCATTCTTTTGGCCAATTGGCGAAAATTATAAAGTTTTTTGTCGGTGTAAATAGGTTGTCTGGAAGAATACCTCCCTCAATCTTCAATTTGTCTTCGTTAAAAGAGTTTGATGTAGGgctcaaccaaatccaagggCATCTTCCGTCAGACATAGGTATCACTCTaagaaatattgaatttttaGCCATTTTCTCCAACCAATTTACTGGACCTATCCCTATTTCAATATCCAATGCGTCAAATCTAAATACACTTGAATTTTCCGAAAATAAACTAAGTGGAGGAGTTCCTTCTTTGGAGAAGTTaaatagagtttcaatttttgtcatgAGCTCAAACGAGCTTGGAAATGGAGAGGCAAATGACTTGAGTTTTCTCTGTTCTTTGACAAATGCCACATATCTAAAGGTAGTgcagataaaagaaaataactttGGGGGAGTGTTGCCCAAGTGCATTGTCAATTTCTCAACTACTCTTACCATATTGAATTTAGATAATAATGAAATATCTGGGAACATTCCTCTTGGGATAGGAAATCTAATCAATTTGGATGAGCTAGAGATGTGGAACACTAAATTATCAGGTAATATTCCTCCTGAAATTGGAAAACTTCGAAAGTTACAATATTTGGATATATctgaaaacaatttctttggGAATATTCCTTCCTCTCTTGGAAATTTAActcttttgataaatttttatttagaggCTAATAATCTTCAAGGAAGCATCCCTTTGAGCCTTGGCAAGTGTCaaaatatgattgttttgaGTCTTTCTAATAACAATCTCAGTGGTACCATATCATATCAAGTCTTTAGTCTCTTATTCTTGCTAATTTCTCTAGACTTGTCAGCCAACAAATTTACTGGTGTCCTTCCCATAGAAGTAGGAAATTTCATAAATCTACAAGAGTTTGATATTACTGAAAACATGTTGTTTGGTGAAATTCCTGCGAGTATTGGTAGTTGTGTAAAACTTGAAATTCTTGCAATGAGAAGCAACTTCTTTCAAGGGGTCATTCCTTCATCTTTGGAATCATTAAGGGGTCTTCAAGTTTTAGATCTTTCTAAAAACAATTTCTCTGgaaatattccaaaatttttggagAGCTTTATCTTCTTGCAGTTATTGAATTTGTCTTATAACAATTTTGACGGTGAGGTACCAACAAATGGAGTTTTCAAGAACACAAGTGCAACTGTGATTAGGGGGAACGGTAAGCTTTGTGGCGGCATGCCTAAGTTTCATCTTCCGGTATGTAAATACAATAAATCCAAGAAAAGGAAGTTGACGCATTCCTTGAAGCTAATAATCTCTATACTTTCTGGAATTTTTGGAGTAACTTTGGTGGTTTCATTTctacttctcttttctttcaaaagaaagagaacaaaaaGTACTTTAAATCAttcacaaaatttatttttgaatgtaTCTTACCAAAGTCTCCTAAAAGCTACAGATGCATTCTCCTCCACTAATTTAATTGGTGCGGGTAGCTTTGGATCTGTGTATAGAGGAATTTTTTATCAAGATGGTCGTAAAGTTGCTGTCAAGGTATTCAACCTTTTGCACCATGGAGCTTCCAAAAGTTTTATTGCTGAATGTGAGGCTTTGCGAAATATCAAACATCGGAATCTGGTAAAGGTACTCACAACATGTTCAGGTGTTGACTATCAAGGCCATGATTTCAAAGCATTGGTATACGAGTTCATGACTAATGGTAACCTAGATGAGTGGTTGCATCCGATTTCAAGAATAAATGAGGTTCTTGAAGAACAAAccaatttaaattttcttcaaagACTGAATATTGCTATTGATGTTGCAAATGCATTGGAATATCTTCATCATCGTTGCCATTCACCAATTGTTCATTGTGACCTCAAGCCTAGCAATGTTCTTCTTGATAATGAAATGGTTGGACATGTTGGTGATTTTGGCTTAGCAAGGTTCCTTCGTGAGGCCACCCAAGAGTGTTTTACTAATCAATCAAGCTCTATCGGATTAAAAGGAACAGTTGGTTACGCTCCTCCAG AATATGGTATGGGAAATGAGGTGTCAACTTTTGGTGATGTCTACagttatgttattttattattggaGATGTTCACAGGAAAAAGGCCCACTGATAACATTTTCAAAGACGACTTGAACCTTCATGATTTCGTTAGAGGAGCTTTGCCCGAACGAGTGATTAACATTGTGGATCCTATTATTCTTTTGGAAAGGGAAGATATGGAAACAAGGACAAATGACACTCACATTCAAAATCGAATAGGATGTCCCAAAATTCTGGAGTGCTTGATTTTGATATTTGGAATTGGAGTTTCTTGTTCAATGGAATCTCCAAGAGAAAGGATGAACATTAGTGATGTTGTAGCTCAGTTGCATTTGATTAGAGACAAGCTCCTCAGAACAAGAAGACGTCCAGAAAGACTTCAACTTATAGGTAAATTGTTCATATATCCAACACAATGCCATGTGCTTGTCATG GTACAGAGGGCCAGTGATCCTATTGGAAGGCATCATGACTTGATGaggttttga